The Mya arenaria isolate MELC-2E11 chromosome 16, ASM2691426v1 genome includes a window with the following:
- the LOC128222335 gene encoding CD109 antigen-like → MHQDGSFSAFGERDLSGSAWLTAFVLKCFGQARSIVKVDDQVLSRSMVWLLGQQDQDGSFREPGTSMRWVDQSGTKTGVSHTAFILIAMLENRGFKLVADSRLNNAITKAMHYLEAQINDPHDMYTVAVLCYALAKSGSSISPSCLNKLQTGALNQGDKTYWQHSRMVNKRADSKAAPSRAPSRDIEATSYALLTYSELGKRNEGRKVVNWLVSQRNPSGGFASTQDTVVSLQALSEFAARFPMDPASFSNYGLHLNTTGNNFVHEYQITPATYDTTYSFEVPSNVPSIHIYTTGEGVAVIDVTTSYYIQSDLQDPRISITAAIIKESLNSLTVHNCMRWTGQTPSGMLLMEVERPTGFMTDVDKLNAQTIIKRQERNGRFHVLYFDSLAGNSQVCVDVKMDRSDPVVKSQACHVMVYDYYEPSYQAVTTYESGILKSTTICQVCPLCEWCNELSFPQIGVGR, encoded by the exons ATGCATCAGGATGGCTCATTCAGTGCTTTTGGGGAACGCGATCTATCTGGTAGTGCATG GTTAACTGCTTTCGTCCTTAAGTGTTTTGGTCAAGCACGCTCAATAGTCAAAGTAGATGACCAGGTTTTGTCAAGATCTATGGTATGGCTTCTTGGGCAACAGGATCAAGACGGGTCCTTCAGAGAACCTGGGACATCAATGAGATGGGTTGACCAA TCAGGAACAAAGACCGGTGTTTCTCACACAGCGTTTATTTTGATCGCGATGCTCGAAAACAGAGGATTCAAATTAGTAGCA GATTCCCGTTTGAATAATGCAATCACGAAGGCAATGCATTATTTGGAGGCCCAGATCAACGACCCACACGACATGTACACTGTTGCGGTGTTATGTTACGCCTTGGCGAAATCTGGCAGTAGCATAAGTCCGTCTTGCTTGAACAAATTACAAACTGGAGCTTTAAACCAAG GTGACAAAACGTATTGGCAACATTCTCGGATGGTAAACAAACGGGCAGACTCGAAAGCGGCGCCGTCACGGGCTCCATCACGTGATATTGAGGCAACATCTTACGCTCTTCTGACATATAGTGAACTCGGAAAACGGAATGAGGGACGTAAGGTTGTCAACTGGCTTGTGTCACAGAGGAACCCGTCAGGCGGTTTTGCATCGACTCAG GACACTGTTGTGTCGCTTCAAGCTTTGTCCGAGTTTGCAGCCCGCTTTCCAATGGACCCGGCTTCATTTTCCAACTACGGACTGCATCTGAACACGACTGGAAATAATTTCGTGCATGAATATCAGATAACCCCGGCAACCTACGATACCACTTATAGTTTCGAG GTGCCGTCCAACGTGCCGAGCATACACATCTACACAACTGGTGAAGGAGTTGCGGTGATTGAc GTTACGACCTCCTACTATATCCAAAGCGATCTTCAAGACCCGCGCATCAGTATAACTGCAGCCATTATAAAGGAATCCCTTAACTCTCTCACTGTGCACAACTGCATGCG TTGGACAGGCCAGACACCTAGCGGAATGCTCCTTATGGAAGTGGAAAGGCCAACTG gTTTCATGACGGATGTCGACAAACTCAACGCCCAAACCATTATCAAACGACAGGAAAGGAACGGCCGGTTTCATGTTCTTTACTTTGATAGT cTAGCGGGAAATTCGCAAGTGTGTGTGGATGTCAAAATGGATCGTTCGGACCCTGTTGTGAAAAGCCAAGCATGTCATGTGATGGTATATGACTACTATGAGCCAT CTTACCAAGCTGTTACAACCTACGAGTCAGGGATTCTAAAAAGCACCACTATTTGCCAAGTATGTCCCTTGTGTGAATGGTGCAATGAGCTTTCCTTCCCGCAG atTGGCGTTGGTCGGTAA